The Pseudochaenichthys georgianus chromosome 20, fPseGeo1.2, whole genome shotgun sequence genomic interval ATCGACAGATGTTTTGATGTCCCCTGTGTTTTCCGTATTTGTATCGCTCGATTGTATGGACAACttattgtattgttactgttgcacagtataaaacatctaaataaaacattttacaCTTAAGAGGTTAGTGGTATTTATCTCTTTTTATTTTGGTGGAGGATCATCTGTGGTGTTTAGCATTAACAAATAAAGGCGTGATTGGAGTGTGCAGGCTGCAGAGCGCCAGATGTCTGTGTGAATGAGATAACTCGGTTAAAGAGGCTGACCCGggatacaatctgaatacatttaATGAAGACTGAAGCCTTTTTGATTTGTGTTTTGTATGGATGATTTATCACATGAGTAATTGCATTTACTGCACTGAAATGCAGGTTCAATGGAAGATAACcaactgttttatttttaaaggctaccatttttttttattgtgaaatAACGCTGCTatcccttttcttttcttttttatacaTTTCAAGCAATATTAGCTTGTACGCTAAAAGTATGATAAGTACTTTTTTACATTCATTAATTGATATgatattttcaaaattaaaaacGAGTAAACAcagttgcattttttttaaccgAAGAAGACTTAGCTTTTCCAATAAAACCGaaaaaataaagtatattaaatattaacaagCCGTGCCGCAGATCTTCAAAATACTTATGCACACATAATAATTCAGATAGGCCCTGTATACGTCTGCAGTGTTTTGAAAAACGAAAACATATATCCCGTTTGCGCACCAACGGAGTGATATTTTATGTTTAAGTTATAATTTATCCCTGGCTAAAAAACACAATGGCCTCAAACGGAATCTTTGCATTTCATAATGCAACAAAAAATACAGCCTATGTAAAAACTGAACCTGTATAGGTCATAAGCATAACATGTTAATCCTACTACAATTAAATAATTTTCATTCTTTCAGTTAGCCATTCAGTGGTTTCTTCTGCTTTGTTTGCTGTGACAATATAAAAAAAGCTTACCAAATAATATGTACTCCGATATCAAGACGAATCACATTTTGTCATAGCCTATAATATTGATATGGTTTATTTTTGCAGACCGAGGTGTAAACATATTGATATAACGTAGTATATCTTTGAAGTAGACTGTGAATAACAGTAAAATAAATGTGGACGATGGCCAACAGACCAGATAATGGATGCGATAACGAAACCAGCAATTTTTAACTTAAACAAAGTTTACGTTTGGAGATTAACCCTATTTAAAAAAGCCTTCATGATGCAAAATCGATGGCAAACGTTATAGGTTCACGCAGTCTATGGTATGAGAGACAGTGATAACAGCCAATGAGAATCGTGCAGGCTATGCATCCACGTTTACTTGTCAACACAAATGTTGTACTTTTTGAGTGAGTTCAAGTCAGAGAAAAATCCCTTCTTTGTGCTTATTTCTCCCATATTTGTAGGTCTACTAAGGCTACTTCTGAATCGCTTGACAATTAAATTCGGCTAAAATCTAAAATTAGCTAACATGTTTCACTGTAGGCAACCAGAAGCTCGTGTTTCGCTTTGTAAAAGTGGTGAAAGTAATGTTGTCGTCAGCGGTAACAACAGAAACACACTGAACGTTTTCCAGAGGGTGAGTCATCTTGTCAATAGACGATCTTTGGCACGGAACAttctacttcctgtctgttgtCACGGTAACACCTAACAACACTACCTAAACCAAACCTGGAGACCATCAGGGGAAACGCTGCGTTGATCACTGTGTTCATTAAATCCGTTTTCTGTGTAAATAACCTGCATTTTCTTACTAAAATACACACTTTCCATCAGGGTAACAATGAGTCAACGACAGATAATTCAAGGTAAGATGCACGAGCAGGTTTTTAATAAGAAAAAATAAGGAAAATGCAGCTTCAAGTCAAACTGTTTGCTTGTGTCTGTTTGCAGTTTTTGAGCAGTATCAGAAGTCAAGGATGCAGTTTGTGCAAACGGTCGCTGATCTGGCAGCTAGACCACAGAACATAGAAATGCTTCAAAATGCTGGTAAGAGAAACAAGATAATAACCACTAAGACATGTCAGATGCGGCTGCTGTTCCCAGGGTGTAATCTTCTCCTCTCCGGCAGGGGTGATGACCCTGCTGCGGCCCCTGATGCTGGACAGTGTGCCCGGCATCCAGCAGACCGCCGCGCTGGCTCTGGGCCGGCTGGCCGACCACAGCGACTCGCTGGCGGAGGCCGTGGTCCGGGAGGACATCCTGCCGCAGCTGGTCCTCTCTCTGGCCTCGCAAAACGTAAGTCTCTCATCTTTAAGGCTCACGTGAGGGCCTCTTCAATGCAGTTCAACCATTTTTTCTACATCCGATATTATACTTTCCCCCCACTTTCTTCGACATACGATATCATGATTTATTttgacatactatactatgCCTTATTTCGACATTATACGTCGTTTTTTTCAACATGCTATATTTATATAAGTAGTGACCGTTAtctaaaaaaatatgttttttatataagTGACCCTTATCTAAAAAGTAAGTTCCTgtcatagggggggggggggggacccttaacacaaataaaaaatagttatagtaagtaaatacaaaaaatagtTATATAAGGGAGGACCCTTATCTAAAAAATACCATGTATATTTTTTCATAAACTATGACTTTTCGATCATTTTTAACGACAACAATATATATACTACACCTGGTTTCTATAACGTGCCTTATTTCGACACAAAATACGAAGgttttttttgtcattttaaaGTTTTCCCGACTATGGCTTTTTTGTCATTTCCTTCACTTTTTTCAACATAGCATATTATGTCAAAATAAGACACAATATCCATCGTATGTCGAAAAAAGTGGGAAAAAACTAGTATACTATGTcgaagtaaaaaaaaacagcatGGGATGTCGAAGAAATGCAAAAACTGACAGAAAACAAGATATAATGGTGTGCATAAAAAACGACAGTATAAATGATGTCAGTATAAACAACATCATTCAGTATCTTGAAAATATGCAAAAATCATTATATAAACACAGTATGTtgaaaaaaaatagtttttgtaTATTAAAACACAAAAAAGTCATGTTGAAGAAAACAAATCCATGGAATGGCTTCTTTAATGAATTGTAAGTGTAGTATGTCATACAATATTGTCATTAAATTGCAAAGGACAATGTTATAAATGTACCAAATCATGGGACAATATAACTGACTTGTATTTCAATCGTAAGTAACGTCTTAAGACAGACCATGAATGTAAGAGTAtctttgtgtgtttgtatgcaGAGGTTCTATAAGAAAGCAGCAGCCTTCGTTCTGCGAGCCGTTGCCAAACACACCCCCAAGCTGGCCCAGGCGGTGCTGGCCTGCGGGGGGGTCGACGCTCTGGTGCTCTGCCTGGAGGAGTTCGACCCCGGTGTGAAGGAAGCGGCTGCCTGGGCTCTCAACTACATCGCCCGGCACGACGCACGTAAAAACACATTCTTAGATTTCTATTGGTCTACCTTGGTTCGTGATTGGCTAAACACAAGCCAAGtcattatgacatcacaaagtggccaaaatctgatcagctcattttcagacaggtttttatagaaatggatcaggacaaaaagagagagaatgtttttacctgaaactttcagtctctttccacagaggggacacatgttgatgtagaagagacatgaagaagaggggacacatatgttgatgtagaagagacatgaagaagaggggacacatgttgatgtagaagagacatgaagaagaggggacacatgttgatgtagaagagacatgaagaagaggggacacatgttgatgtagaagagacatgaagaagaggggacatatatgttgatgtagaagagacatgaagaagaggggacacatgttgatgtagaagagacatgaagaagaggggacacatgttgatgtagaagagacatgaagaagaggggacacatgttgatgtagaagagacatggagaagaggggacacatgttgatgtagaagagacatggagaagaggggacacatgttgatgtagaagagacatggagaagaggggacacatgttgatgtagaagagacatgaagaagaggggacacatgttgatgtagaagagacgtgaagaataggggacacatgttgatgtagaagagacatgaagaagaggggacacatgttgatgtagaagagacatgaagaagaggggacatatgttgatgtagaagagacatgaagaagaggggacacatgttgatgtagaagaggggacacatgttgatgtagaagagacatgaagaagaggggacacgtgttgatgtagaagagacatgaaaaggtggattttgcataacaaGTGTTTGCTCTCTGCTTCCCACCCCTTCCCTCTTGGGGCAGAGTTGTCTCAGTCGGTGGTGGATGCCGGCGCTGTGCCCCTCCTGGTGCTTTGTCTTCTGGAGCCGGAGATGGCCCTCAAACGCATCGCGGCCTCCACCCTCAGTGACATCTGCAAACACTCCCCGGAGCTGGCCCAGACCGTGGTCGACAACGGAGCCATCGCACACCTGGCCCAGATGATCCTCAGCCCTGACGCCAAGCTCAAGGTAGGCCAGCTCAAAGAACACGTTTGACCTATTATATGAGGCTCTATATGTTCGTGTGTTACCTTCAGTTACCATGAGACACTTTGTGAATGAAATGAAGGGATTCAAAAGGTTTTATTGAAAGACTATCATGAATAAGAAACATTTCTCCACCAgacttcatttaaataaaaaatattcttcaggttttttttacttgaaatacaaaaacaattgtcGTATCATCTAAAAACCTGCTAGAAAAGAATCAAACATGTTAGTGCATGTTCAGATCTTGCAAGCAACACGATCAATATCAAAAATGTACACACATTTATTTAGTATTAAGCAGAAGTACCAGATATTGAATATATGCTGACTTGTTGTGCAAAACGGTATAAACTATAAACGAGCTCTCGAATGAAGGCAGCCCTATTTCTTGTCCCTGTAGAGGCAGGTGTTCTCCGCCCTCAGTCAGATCAGTAAGCACTCGGTCAGCCTGGCGGAGATGGTGATTGAGGCGGAGGTGTTCCCTGCAGCCGTCGCCTGCCTCAAAGACCCTGATGAGTACGTGAGGAAGAACGTCACCACTCTGATGAGGGAGGTGGTGAAACACACACCAGAGGTACTGCAGCACACACTCGTTCACTGaaggcacacacatgcaggcGCTAGAGTAATGTGCCGAGTGTGTTTGCAGCTGTCCCAGGTGATCGTGAACTGTGGAGGCATGGCAGCTGTGATCGACTTCCTGGGCGAGTCCAGTGGAAACCTGCGGCTGCCGGGGATCATGATGCTGGGATATGTGGCGGCTCACAGCGAGAACCTGGCCATGGCTGTCATCCTCTCCAAGGTGTTGATCTCTCGTGTGATCCCTCTCCATGAGCCATGTGGCAGCAGCAGTACAACCAGCAGGTCCAGTATGTAGGTCACACTCACCGAGTCCTGTTTGTCCTCCTGTCCTGCAGGGGGTGCCACAGCTGGCCCTGTGTATGTCCGAGGAGCACGAGCACCACATCAAGGCGGCCATAGCCTGGTCCATCGGACAGATTGGACACCACAGCCCGGAGCACGCCAAGGCGGTGGCCACCTCCAACCTCCTGAGCAAACTGCTGGAGCTGTACATGGAGGCCAGCAGCTCCGAGGACCTGCAGGCCAAAGTAAGAGCAGCAGAGAGACGCTTCAATGACGAGGCTCTGAACTGTTGAATATCTCAAAAACATACATATATGGGCTTTCTAGTTGTATCTGCGTTGGCCCCGAGAGCTCAAAGAGCTGCAAATTAAGCAATAAAAGGAAAAAACATCGCCCCCCGCAACAGAGAGTAAGAatctaaaataatgttttttcccAGGGGAAATGAAGTTTTGTGCAGTTGCTTCAttttagaataaaataaaaatgacttGTTTGTATAAACATGTCGAAGACAACCAAACACCGCAATATGCACAAAGCCGAAATGGTTGCAGTGACAATAAGTAAATGCATTTCAGAACGTATTTGTttgcaatataaaaacaaagcagcTGAAACGCACAACAGCAAATGATGCTGAGGAAATGTAACTAGAGACATCTGGAATAAATCCCACCTCAATAGGGATTATAGGCAGGAAGCAAAGTCATCACAAAACAAGCAAACGTGAAGTACGCAACACAAGATATTTTCCAAATGTTTGGTGCAATGAGCTCTTAGGGCCACCGTACAACAACTATCACTTATGTATTAAGTATATTGACTTGCTCTCAATAACAGTGAGGCAACGACTGCACATTTTTAAAGCCAAACATGGAGACATTTTGATCTCACTGGACTGCAGGTATCACTTGGTAAAAAGCTGAAACAA includes:
- the spag6 gene encoding sperm-associated antigen 6 → MSQRQIIQVFEQYQKSRMQFVQTVADLAARPQNIEMLQNAGVMTLLRPLMLDSVPGIQQTAALALGRLADHSDSLAEAVVREDILPQLVLSLASQNRFYKKAAAFVLRAVAKHTPKLAQAVLACGGVDALVLCLEEFDPGVKEAAAWALNYIARHDAQLSQSVVDAGAVPLLVLCLLEPEMALKRIAASTLSDICKHSPELAQTVVDNGAIAHLAQMILSPDAKLKRQVFSALSQISKHSVSLAEMVIEAEVFPAAVACLKDPDEYVRKNVTTLMREVVKHTPELSQVIVNCGGMAAVIDFLGESSGNLRLPGIMMLGYVAAHSENLAMAVILSKGVPQLALCMSEEHEHHIKAAIAWSIGQIGHHSPEHAKAVATSNLLSKLLELYMEASSSEDLQAKSKKALKSILQKCTYLPGLEPLLYDVPSNILKHVVGQFSKVLPHDSKARRLFVTSGGLKKLQEIEADPGSPLQDHINNINSCFPEEIVRYYSPGYSEVLLERLERYQPA